In the genome of Candidatus Paceibacterota bacterium, the window TGCGGTATAGTTAGTAGGCATTTTTAATCTTATAACTCGTAACGAATTTCTATGTTGACACTCTACGTACTTACCGGCTGCCCATACTGCGAAAAGGTTCTCGAGAAAGTTGAGGCACTTGGTGTTGAGGTTGAGAAAAAAGATATTGTAAACAACGACTTTGCGAAAGAGCTTGAAGCGCGTGCTGGGCGCCGTCAGGTGCCGTATC includes:
- a CDS encoding glutathione S-transferase N-terminal domain-containing protein; the protein is MLTLYVLTGCPYCEKVLEKVEALGVEVEKKDIVNNDFAKELEARAGRRQVPYLVDSERGEEMLESDVINKYLEEHYGPEVESNE